A stretch of the Fusobacterium varium genome encodes the following:
- a CDS encoding isoleucyl-tRNA synthetase: MSEKDYGATLNLPKTSFQMKANLPNKEPKFIKMWQEKDIYSKGLKKGTQTFILHDGPPYANGEIHIGHALNKILKDIILKYKRLRGYKVPYVPGWDTHGLPIELKVTEKLGSKAKEMSAVEIRKLCAEYAKKWVEIQKEGFVRLGILGDWENPYLTLKPEYEGKQLEVFGELYENGYIFKGLKPIYWSPVTETALAEAEIEYKNVSSPSIYVRMKANTDLLERLELTEEAWVVIWTTTPWTLPANVAISLNPDFEYGVYKTEKGNLILGKDLAEKAFTEMDLEQFELIKEFQGKDLERTTYQHPFLDRTGMVILGTHVTADAGTGCVHTAPGHGQDDYVVGIRYGLPVISPINNKGVLTEEAGEFAGLFYAQANKAICAYLEKSGHLMKLKMIEHSYPHDWRSKTPVIFRATEQWFVNVEGSDIRERALKALDNVEFIPAWGRNRIGSMLETRPDWCISRQRVWGVPIPVFFNEANGKEIFNKEILARVVEIVKKEGTAAWLKYSAEELIGDELMEKYELKGLELRKETNIMDVWFDSGVSHRAVLETRGDLLHRPADMYLEGSDQHRGWFQTSLLTSIGSTHDAPFKKILTHGFVNDGEGKKMSKSVGNTVVPSDVIKLYGADILRLWCASVDYREDVKISDNILKQMAEAYRRVRNTARYILGNSNDFDPNTDKVPYEQLMEIDKWALNKLEILKRKVTENYDRYEFYNLFQDIHYFAGIDMSAFYLDIIKDRLYTEGTNSIERRAAQTVMTEILVTLTKMITPILSFTSEEIWETLPEVLRDSESVLLTDWYKENDQYLNPDIENKWVEIIKVRKEANKILEKARQGENRIIGNSLDAKVILHSTDTEIQKFLVENREKLELALIVSEVEIAENADDTFVKGEETQDLYIKVLHADGEKCERCWKYSTELGKDPEHPTLCPRCASVLKNS; encoded by the coding sequence ATGAGCGAAAAAGATTATGGTGCTACATTGAACCTTCCGAAGACGAGTTTTCAGATGAAAGCCAATCTTCCGAATAAGGAACCCAAATTTATAAAAATGTGGCAGGAAAAGGATATTTATTCAAAGGGCTTGAAGAAAGGTACTCAGACTTTCATTCTGCATGATGGACCACCATATGCAAATGGTGAAATTCATATAGGGCATGCTTTGAATAAAATTCTTAAAGATATAATCTTAAAATATAAAAGATTAAGAGGATATAAAGTACCATATGTGCCTGGTTGGGATACACATGGGCTTCCTATAGAATTAAAAGTTACTGAAAAATTAGGTTCAAAAGCTAAGGAAATGTCAGCAGTAGAAATCAGAAAATTGTGTGCTGAATATGCTAAAAAATGGGTAGAAATCCAAAAAGAAGGATTTGTAAGATTAGGAATATTAGGAGATTGGGAAAATCCATATCTTACTTTGAAACCTGAATATGAAGGTAAACAGTTAGAAGTATTTGGAGAGCTTTATGAAAATGGATATATTTTCAAAGGGTTAAAACCTATATATTGGTCGCCAGTTACAGAAACAGCTTTAGCAGAAGCAGAAATAGAATATAAAAATGTATCATCACCTTCAATATATGTAAGAATGAAAGCTAACACTGATCTTTTAGAAAGATTAGAACTTACTGAAGAAGCATGGGTAGTAATATGGACAACTACTCCTTGGACTTTACCTGCAAATGTTGCTATAAGTTTAAATCCAGATTTTGAGTATGGTGTATATAAAACTGAAAAAGGAAATCTGATATTAGGAAAAGATCTTGCAGAAAAAGCATTTACTGAAATGGATCTTGAGCAGTTTGAATTAATAAAAGAATTTCAAGGTAAGGATTTAGAAAGAACTACATATCAACATCCATTTCTCGACAGAACAGGAATGGTTATATTAGGTACTCATGTAACTGCTGATGCAGGTACAGGATGCGTACATACAGCTCCTGGACATGGACAAGATGACTATGTAGTAGGAATTAGATATGGACTTCCAGTTATTTCTCCAATTAATAATAAAGGAGTACTAACAGAAGAAGCAGGAGAATTTGCAGGATTATTTTATGCACAAGCTAATAAGGCGATATGTGCTTATTTAGAAAAATCAGGGCATTTGATGAAGCTAAAAATGATAGAACACTCTTATCCACATGATTGGAGATCAAAAACTCCTGTTATATTCAGAGCTACTGAACAATGGTTTGTAAATGTTGAAGGTTCAGATATAAGAGAAAGAGCTTTAAAAGCTTTGGATAATGTAGAATTTATACCAGCATGGGGAAGAAATAGAATTGGATCTATGCTTGAAACAAGACCTGACTGGTGTATATCAAGACAAAGAGTATGGGGAGTGCCAATCCCAGTATTCTTTAATGAAGCGAATGGAAAAGAGATATTCAATAAAGAAATACTTGCAAGAGTAGTTGAAATAGTCAAAAAAGAAGGAACAGCAGCATGGCTTAAATATTCAGCTGAAGAACTTATTGGCGATGAGCTGATGGAAAAATATGAACTTAAAGGATTAGAACTTAGAAAAGAAACAAATATCATGGATGTTTGGTTTGATTCAGGGGTATCTCATAGAGCAGTGCTTGAAACGAGAGGAGATCTTTTGCATAGACCAGCTGATATGTATTTGGAAGGATCGGACCAGCATAGAGGTTGGTTTCAGACATCACTTCTGACTTCTATAGGTTCTACACATGATGCTCCATTCAAAAAGATACTGACTCACGGATTTGTAAATGATGGAGAAGGTAAGAAAATGTCTAAATCAGTTGGAAATACAGTAGTTCCATCTGATGTAATAAAATTATATGGAGCAGATATCCTTAGATTGTGGTGTGCTTCTGTAGATTATAGAGAAGATGTTAAAATATCAGATAATATTTTAAAACAAATGGCAGAAGCATATAGAAGAGTAAGAAACACAGCAAGATATATATTAGGAAATAGTAATGATTTTGATCCTAATACTGATAAAGTTCCATATGAACAATTGATGGAAATAGATAAATGGGCATTAAATAAATTAGAAATACTGAAAAGAAAAGTGACAGAAAATTATGATAGATATGAATTCTACAATCTTTTCCAAGATATTCATTATTTTGCTGGAATAGATATGTCTGCATTTTATCTTGATATAATAAAAGATAGATTATATACTGAGGGAACTAATTCAATAGAAAGAAGAGCAGCTCAAACTGTTATGACAGAAATTTTAGTTACTCTTACTAAGATGATAACTCCTATACTTTCATTTACTTCAGAAGAAATATGGGAAACTCTGCCAGAAGTATTGAGAGATAGTGAATCAGTTCTGCTGACTGACTGGTATAAAGAAAATGATCAATATTTAAATCCAGATATAGAAAATAAATGGGTAGAAATAATTAAAGTAAGAAAAGAAGCTAATAAAATACTTGAAAAAGCAAGACAGGGAGAAAATAGAATAATTGGAAACTCACTTGATGCTAAAGTAATACTTCATTCAACAGATACAGAAATACAAAAATTCTTAGTTGAAAATAGAGAGAAACTCGAACTTGCCCTTATTGTTTCAGAAGTAGAGATTGCAGAAAATGCAGATGATACTTTTGTAAAGGGAGAAGAGACTCAAGATCTTTATATCAAAGTGCTTCATGCTGATGGTGAGAAATGTGAAAGATGCTGGAAATATTCTACTGAACTTGGAAAAGACCCTGAACACCCAACTCTTTGTCCAAGATGTGCAAGTGTATTAAAGAATAGCTAG
- a CDS encoding putative lipoprotein signal peptidase, whose protein sequence is MIYIILVFILVLLDQISKYIVDKNFFEGDTIGVLTDFFHFTYVKNRGIAFGMFQGKLDVISIATVIAIVAIAYYLYKGRNKMPLLEKLGFTFVLAGAIGNMIDRIWRGFVIDMIDFRGIWSFVFNLADVWINIGVVLILLDYFFAEKKKKK, encoded by the coding sequence ATGATCTATATAATTTTAGTCTTTATACTGGTTCTATTAGACCAAATATCTAAATACATCGTTGATAAAAACTTTTTTGAGGGAGATACTATCGGTGTACTGACTGATTTTTTCCATTTTACATATGTAAAAAATAGAGGAATAGCCTTTGGGATGTTTCAAGGGAAGCTTGATGTAATAAGCATAGCTACAGTTATAGCAATTGTAGCTATTGCATATTATTTGTATAAGGGCAGAAATAAAATGCCCTTATTAGAAAAATTAGGATTTACTTTTGTTTTAGCTGGAGCAATAGGAAACATGATAGACAGAATATGGAGAGGATTTGTCATTGATATGATAGACTTTAGAGGTATCTGGTCTTTTGTTTTCAATCTAGCTGATGTATGGATAAATATAGGAGTTGTATTGATACTTCTAGATTACTTTTTTGCAGAAAAAAAGAAGAAAAAATAG
- the rpsA_2 gene encoding 30S ribosomal protein S1, with protein sequence MEKIYNVVAKNLGLKISQVTNTMQLLDEGATVPFISRYRKEVTENLDEIEIGKILETVTYLRNLEKRKEEVIRLIEEQGKLTEEIQKNIEAAEKLQEVEDIYFPYRKKRKTKADVAKERGLEPLADEMMKLSSMEKVIEKAGEFITEEVPTVEEAVEGAMLIIAQNISETPVYREKIREIMLKSGILVTKETKKAKELDVKKVYGDYYEYKEPVSKIPPHRILAVNRGEKEDILSVSVTLDEMSRNRVENLILKDFLNKNLKETYLKIIGDSLDRLILPSIEREVRNILTDKAELEAIAVFKENLKNLLMQAPLKEKNILALDPGYRTGCKVAIIDKNGFYREKDVFFLVEEMHSPKQLAEAEKRIVDYAKKYEIDIIVIGNGTASRETESFVANVIKKNHLSVKYLIANEAGASIYSASKIAAEEFPDLDVTVRGAISIGRRVQDPLAELVKIDPKSIGVGMYQHDVNQGRLDESLDSVITYVVNNVGANLNTASWALLSHISGIKKNIAKNIVDYRKENGNFENRKQLLKVKGVGAKAYEQMAGFLVIPDGENVLDNTIIHPESYHIAKEILEKVGFTLENYREDLNGAREKLKSFDYTSFAKEKEYGVETVKDIYQSLIRDRRDPRDSFEKPLLKSDILKIENLQVGMEIEGTVRNVVKFGAFVDIGLKNDALLHISEISNKFIDDPSKVLSVGQIIKVRIKDVDKERERVALTKKEI encoded by the coding sequence ATGGAAAAAATATATAATGTAGTAGCCAAAAACTTAGGACTAAAAATATCTCAAGTTACTAATACAATGCAGCTTTTAGATGAAGGAGCAACAGTACCCTTCATTTCAAGATATAGAAAAGAAGTGACTGAAAATCTGGATGAGATAGAAATAGGGAAAATACTTGAAACTGTAACTTATCTAAGAAATTTGGAAAAAAGAAAAGAAGAAGTAATAAGATTAATTGAAGAACAAGGAAAACTAACTGAAGAAATACAAAAAAATATTGAAGCAGCTGAAAAGCTTCAAGAAGTGGAAGACATATATTTTCCATATAGAAAAAAAAGAAAAACTAAAGCTGATGTGGCTAAAGAAAGAGGATTGGAGCCTCTTGCTGATGAAATGATGAAACTTTCATCAATGGAAAAAGTAATAGAAAAAGCTGGCGAATTCATAACAGAAGAAGTTCCTACTGTGGAAGAAGCTGTGGAAGGTGCCATGCTTATAATTGCTCAAAATATATCTGAAACTCCTGTATATAGAGAGAAAATTAGAGAAATAATGCTTAAATCTGGAATTTTAGTTACAAAGGAAACTAAAAAGGCCAAAGAGCTAGATGTCAAAAAAGTATATGGAGATTATTATGAATATAAAGAACCTGTTTCTAAAATACCTCCACATAGAATACTTGCAGTAAATAGAGGAGAAAAAGAAGATATTTTATCAGTTTCTGTAACTCTTGATGAAATGAGTAGAAACAGAGTAGAAAATTTAATACTCAAGGATTTTCTTAACAAGAATCTAAAAGAAACTTATCTCAAAATAATAGGAGATTCTTTAGACAGACTTATTCTTCCTTCAATAGAGAGAGAAGTAAGGAATATTCTTACTGATAAGGCTGAACTTGAAGCAATAGCTGTATTTAAAGAAAATCTTAAAAATCTTTTAATGCAGGCACCTTTAAAAGAAAAAAATATATTAGCACTTGATCCAGGATACAGAACAGGATGTAAAGTAGCAATTATAGATAAAAATGGATTTTATAGAGAAAAAGATGTGTTTTTTCTTGTTGAAGAAATGCATTCTCCAAAACAGCTCGCTGAGGCTGAAAAAAGAATAGTAGATTATGCAAAAAAATATGAAATAGATATAATTGTTATAGGAAATGGAACTGCTTCAAGAGAAACAGAAAGCTTTGTTGCAAATGTAATAAAGAAAAACCATCTTTCTGTAAAATATCTTATAGCAAACGAAGCTGGAGCCTCAATATATTCTGCTTCTAAAATAGCAGCAGAAGAATTTCCAGATTTAGATGTAACTGTAAGAGGGGCTATTTCTATTGGAAGAAGGGTGCAGGATCCTCTTGCTGAACTTGTAAAAATAGATCCTAAATCAATAGGAGTAGGAATGTATCAACATGATGTTAATCAAGGGCGTCTTGATGAATCTCTTGATTCTGTAATAACTTATGTAGTAAATAATGTAGGAGCTAATCTTAATACAGCTTCTTGGGCATTATTATCTCATATATCAGGAATAAAAAAGAATATAGCTAAAAATATTGTTGATTACAGAAAAGAAAATGGAAATTTTGAAAACAGAAAACAGCTTCTTAAAGTAAAAGGAGTAGGAGCAAAAGCTTACGAACAAATGGCAGGATTCCTTGTGATACCCGATGGAGAAAATGTTCTTGATAATACAATAATTCACCCAGAATCTTATCATATAGCAAAAGAAATATTGGAAAAAGTAGGATTTACATTGGAAAACTACAGAGAAGATTTAAATGGGGCAAGAGAAAAATTGAAATCTTTTGACTATACTTCATTTGCTAAAGAAAAGGAATATGGAGTAGAAACTGTAAAGGATATATACCAATCGCTTATCAGAGACAGGAGAGATCCTAGAGATAGCTTTGAAAAACCTTTATTGAAATCAGATATACTTAAAATAGAAAATTTACAAGTAGGAATGGAAATAGAAGGAACCGTGAGAAATGTTGTTAAATTTGGGGCTTTTGTGGATATTGGACTAAAAAATGATGCTTTACTTCATATTTCTGAAATATCTAATAAATTCATAGATGATCCAAGCAAAGTTCTTTCAGTAGGACAAATTATAAAAGTTAGGATTAAAGATGTGGATAAAGAAAGAGAAAGAGTGGCGTTAACTAAAAAGGAGATTTAA
- the glyS gene encoding glycyl-tRNA synthetase subunit beta: protein MRLLFEIGMEELPARFLNQALKDLKNNLEAKLKDGRISFKDIKTYGTPRRLVLDVCELGEQQEDLNILNMGPAKNVAYGSNGEISRAGLGFAKSQGIEAEDLEIVSTPKGEYIAARKFMKGKETKELLPEILKSLVLELNFQKSMTWSDKKLRFARPVQWFLALCDNEVVKFEIEGMESGNKSKGHRFFGKEFEVNTIDEYFEKIRENNVIIDIEERKTLIKKLINENCTNSGEQVLVEDELLDEVTNLIEYPCPIVGSFNSDFLEVPQEVLIISMEVHQRYFPILDSNGKLLPKFVVVRNGVETSEQVRKGNEKVLSARLADARFFYQEDLKSPLADNIEKLKTVVFQKDLGTIYSKIERATEIAKYLIDTLGYNDRKDSILRTVLLAKADLVSNMIGEKEFTKLQGFMGADYALKSGEGEKVSLGIKEHYYPRFQGDNLPTELEGIVAGISDRIDTLVGCFGVGVIPSGSKDPFALRRAALGIVNVILNSRLDISLKALIEKALDALQGCGVLKRDRETVLTEVLEFFKQRETNIFTEMKYSKDIVTAVLNTDSDNAVEALEKIKTLESFAKEEAFEILLPVLKRVGNISKDHEKGIINQDLFKEPVETELYNFSLELNSKVIDALNNKDYNRYLQAIVSGKDIINRYFDEVMVMDKDEDVKNNRLSQLKFLADLFIKMADLNQIEER from the coding sequence TTGAGATTACTATTTGAAATTGGAATGGAAGAACTGCCTGCAAGATTTCTAAATCAGGCATTGAAAGATTTAAAAAATAATTTAGAAGCAAAACTTAAAGATGGAAGAATTAGTTTTAAGGATATAAAAACTTATGGGACTCCAAGAAGATTGGTTTTGGATGTATGTGAGTTAGGAGAACAGCAGGAAGATCTTAATATATTGAATATGGGACCAGCTAAAAATGTAGCTTATGGAAGTAATGGAGAGATATCTAGAGCAGGACTTGGATTTGCTAAATCACAAGGAATAGAAGCAGAAGATCTTGAAATAGTAAGCACTCCAAAAGGTGAATATATAGCTGCAAGAAAATTTATGAAAGGAAAAGAAACTAAAGAGCTTCTTCCTGAAATATTAAAAAGTCTTGTATTAGAATTAAACTTCCAAAAATCTATGACTTGGTCAGATAAAAAATTAAGATTTGCAAGACCTGTACAATGGTTCTTAGCACTTTGTGATAATGAAGTGGTAAAATTTGAAATTGAAGGAATGGAAAGTGGAAATAAATCTAAAGGACATAGATTCTTTGGGAAAGAGTTTGAAGTAAATACCATAGATGAATATTTTGAAAAAATAAGAGAAAATAATGTAATAATAGATATTGAAGAAAGAAAGACTCTTATTAAAAAACTTATTAATGAAAATTGTACAAATTCAGGAGAACAAGTACTTGTAGAAGATGAGCTTTTAGATGAGGTAACTAATCTTATAGAATATCCATGTCCTATAGTTGGAAGCTTCAACTCAGATTTCTTGGAAGTACCACAGGAAGTACTTATAATATCAATGGAAGTACATCAAAGATATTTCCCTATACTTGATTCAAATGGAAAACTTCTACCTAAATTTGTAGTTGTTAGAAATGGTGTAGAAACTTCTGAACAAGTAAGAAAAGGAAATGAAAAAGTATTATCTGCAAGACTTGCTGATGCTAGATTCTTCTATCAGGAAGATTTAAAATCACCTCTTGCTGATAATATAGAAAAATTAAAAACAGTAGTATTCCAAAAAGATCTAGGAACTATCTATTCTAAAATAGAAAGAGCAACTGAAATAGCTAAATATTTAATAGATACTCTTGGGTATAATGACAGAAAAGACAGTATATTAAGAACTGTATTACTGGCTAAAGCTGACCTCGTTTCTAATATGATAGGAGAAAAGGAATTTACTAAACTTCAAGGATTTATGGGAGCAGACTATGCACTAAAATCTGGAGAGGGAGAAAAAGTTTCTCTTGGTATAAAAGAACATTATTATCCAAGATTCCAAGGAGATAATCTTCCTACAGAATTAGAAGGGATAGTAGCTGGAATATCTGATAGAATAGATACATTGGTAGGGTGCTTTGGTGTAGGAGTTATTCCAAGCGGATCAAAAGATCCATTTGCTTTGAGAAGAGCAGCTCTTGGAATTGTAAATGTAATACTTAATTCAAGATTGGATATTTCTTTAAAAGCTTTAATTGAAAAAGCTTTAGATGCACTTCAAGGATGTGGAGTATTAAAAAGAGATAGAGAGACTGTACTTACAGAAGTATTAGAGTTTTTTAAGCAAAGAGAAACGAATATATTTACTGAAATGAAATACAGTAAAGATATAGTTACAGCTGTTCTTAACACTGATAGTGACAATGCTGTAGAAGCTTTAGAAAAAATAAAAACTTTAGAATCTTTTGCTAAAGAAGAAGCCTTTGAAATACTTCTTCCAGTATTGAAAAGAGTGGGAAATATTTCCAAAGATCATGAAAAAGGTATTATAAATCAAGATTTATTTAAAGAACCAGTAGAAACTGAACTATATAATTTCTCATTGGAATTAAATTCAAAAGTAATAGATGCTTTGAATAATAAAGACTATAATAGATATCTTCAGGCTATAGTTTCAGGCAAAGATATTATTAACAGATATTTCGATGAAGTAATGGTAATGGATAAAGATGAAGATGTTAAGAATAACAGACTTTCTCAACTTAAATTTCTAGCTGATTTATTTATAAAAATGGCTGATCTTAACCAGATAGAAGAAAGATAA
- the glyQ gene encoding glycyl-tRNA synthetase subunit alpha produces the protein MTFQEIIFALQKYWSSKGCVLGNPYDIEKGAGTFNPNTFLMSLGPEPWNVAYVEPSRRPKDGRYGENPNRVYQHHQFQVIMKPSPLNIQELYLESLKVLGIDPEKHDIRFVEDDWESPTLGAWGLGWEVWLDGMEVTQFTYFQQVGGLELDPIPVEITYGLERLALYIQNKENVYDLEWAPGVKYGDMRFQFEYENSKYSFELADLESHFKWFDEYEKEAAKILDAGLVLPAYDYVLKCSHTFNVLDSRGAISTTERMAYILRVRNLARRCAEVYVQNRKDLGYPLLKK, from the coding sequence ATGACATTTCAAGAGATAATTTTTGCTCTTCAAAAATACTGGAGTTCTAAAGGATGCGTATTGGGGAATCCTTATGACATCGAAAAAGGTGCAGGAACATTTAACCCTAACACATTCTTAATGTCTTTAGGACCTGAACCATGGAATGTTGCTTATGTAGAGCCATCAAGAAGACCAAAAGACGGAAGATATGGAGAAAACCCTAACAGGGTTTATCAACATCATCAATTTCAGGTTATTATGAAACCATCTCCATTAAACATTCAGGAACTTTATCTTGAAAGTTTAAAAGTATTGGGAATTGACCCTGAAAAACATGATATTCGTTTTGTTGAAGATGACTGGGAATCTCCAACTTTGGGTGCTTGGGGACTTGGTTGGGAAGTATGGTTAGATGGTATGGAAGTTACTCAATTTACATACTTTCAACAGGTAGGAGGACTGGAATTAGATCCTATTCCTGTTGAGATAACTTATGGATTAGAAAGACTTGCTCTTTATATTCAAAATAAAGAAAATGTATATGATTTAGAATGGGCTCCTGGTGTAAAATATGGAGATATGAGATTTCAGTTTGAATATGAAAACTCAAAATATTCATTTGAATTAGCAGACTTAGAAAGTCATTTCAAATGGTTTGATGAATATGAGAAAGAAGCAGCTAAAATTTTAGATGCAGGATTAGTTCTGCCAGCTTATGACTATGTATTGAAATGCTCTCATACATTTAACGTTTTAGATTCAAGAGGAGCTATATCTACAACTGAAAGAATGGCTTATATCTTAAGAGTTAGAAATTTAGCAAGAAGATGTGCTGAAGTTTATGTACAAAACAGAAAGGATCTAGGTTACCCTCTTTTAAAAAAATAG
- a CDS encoding putative histidine kinase, whose product MRIKKNSLLIKIIFYNDIAIMITSVTIALFLIFISFESLENKVIDSGRDKIILLSRGYNAAIINAKDDLFQVSRNINVLAGKNLNNTITYNTVAKLIRNQLTKKNLKMYSESLITIVSADGSTLGESGNGKDYFRIDERSRHILERNLSRSESEMSNYYFSKVGKDIYARILLPYTSEGNNSKKKFIVMTMPINDNVLNELRNFVGLTEEDKIFLVVDNTYQLGDMELKKGERFFKKKLNWEYDYFYGKKTVNNKAYYLSMYNIHNYNKQYIGNIGIALSGDSILRTKVKVSFSILLIVVGLIVTSTTICARIFYELLSPLSKLIDAAEGISKGNYDFTLKNEDVEEIRTLSKSFEQMAESIRNNEEIMKEKNIKLQENLNRIDAIEKILMGLQIEDDITLTVRSLQSAFTSEMGLGYSRAMYFRYSREIDTLVGECSHVNSVVKNDMMKTQKEESDGFEFQISTLTKLVALIKVPFKDDNLLGKALKEKRIIYYNDKGYRYNLGNDLFKSLGINNFLIFPVYTDSRNYGCILVDYFGKNNIISQEEAELMTLLCINTSIRIGNKMLEEEKIDYERTATIGKLADRFFGRREDSLKKVISIVERMAECDYNNSCLRNGINSIREEVIKIKHENAILKEYSKSYENKMEIIEFEKFLYDVIEKMQPDLEANNITLSMFINYNGKIMGDKKQLEKVFHELIKNAKQAVMNKNISSKKINLLVTKDKNIDKIRINIIDNGIGMTEEQLSNIFDPFISFNENTPGLGLAIVHRIIKDHHGVIKFSSKVDEGTDVKITLNVYKEEI is encoded by the coding sequence ATGAGAATAAAAAAGAATTCTCTTCTTATTAAAATAATATTTTATAATGATATAGCAATAATGATAACTTCTGTTACTATTGCTCTTTTTCTAATTTTTATTTCTTTTGAAAGTCTTGAAAATAAAGTAATAGATTCTGGAAGAGATAAAATAATTCTTTTGAGCAGAGGTTATAATGCTGCTATTATAAATGCAAAAGATGATCTTTTTCAAGTATCTAGAAATATAAATGTTCTTGCAGGAAAAAATTTAAATAATACAATTACTTATAATACTGTAGCAAAACTCATAAGAAATCAACTCACTAAAAAAAATCTTAAAATGTATTCAGAAAGTTTAATTACAATAGTTTCTGCTGATGGAAGTACACTAGGAGAATCAGGAAATGGAAAAGATTATTTCAGAATAGATGAAAGAAGCAGACATATTCTTGAAAGAAATCTTTCAAGAAGTGAAAGTGAGATGAGTAATTATTATTTTTCAAAAGTAGGTAAGGATATATATGCAAGAATACTTTTACCTTATACTTCTGAAGGAAATAACAGCAAAAAAAAATTTATTGTAATGACTATGCCAATAAATGATAATGTTTTAAATGAATTAAGAAATTTTGTAGGTCTAACTGAAGAAGATAAGATATTCTTAGTAGTTGATAATACATATCAATTAGGGGATATGGAATTAAAAAAAGGTGAAAGATTTTTTAAAAAGAAGTTAAATTGGGAATATGACTATTTTTATGGCAAAAAAACAGTGAATAATAAGGCTTATTATCTTTCAATGTATAATATTCATAATTATAATAAGCAATATATAGGAAACATTGGAATAGCACTTTCTGGAGATAGTATACTTAGGACAAAAGTTAAGGTTTCATTTTCAATACTTTTGATAGTAGTAGGGCTTATAGTAACAAGTACAACTATATGTGCACGTATATTTTATGAACTTTTATCTCCTCTGAGTAAACTTATAGATGCTGCTGAGGGAATAAGTAAGGGTAACTATGATTTTACACTTAAAAATGAAGATGTAGAAGAAATAAGGACACTTTCAAAGTCTTTTGAGCAAATGGCTGAAAGTATTAGAAATAATGAAGAAATAATGAAAGAAAAAAATATAAAACTGCAGGAAAATCTTAACAGAATTGATGCTATTGAAAAAATTCTTATGGGATTACAAATAGAAGATGATATAACTTTAACTGTAAGAAGTCTACAATCAGCATTTACTTCAGAAATGGGATTAGGATACAGCAGGGCAATGTATTTTAGATACAGTAGGGAAATAGATACTCTTGTAGGAGAATGTTCTCATGTAAACAGTGTAGTAAAAAATGATATGATGAAAACTCAAAAGGAAGAAAGTGATGGATTTGAATTCCAAATAAGCACTCTTACTAAATTAGTTGCACTTATCAAAGTTCCTTTTAAAGATGATAATCTTTTAGGAAAAGCATTAAAGGAAAAGAGGATTATCTATTATAATGATAAAGGGTATAGATATAATCTTGGAAATGATCTTTTTAAAAGTCTGGGAATTAATAATTTTTTGATATTTCCTGTATATACAGATTCCAGAAATTATGGATGTATACTTGTAGATTATTTTGGAAAAAATAATATAATTTCTCAAGAAGAAGCTGAACTTATGACATTATTATGTATAAATACTTCTATAAGAATTGGAAATAAAATGCTGGAAGAAGAAAAAATAGACTATGAAAGAACTGCTACTATTGGAAAACTTGCAGATAGATTTTTTGGCAGAAGAGAAGATTCTTTGAAAAAAGTAATTTCTATTGTTGAAAGAATGGCAGAATGCGACTATAATAATAGTTGTCTTAGAAATGGAATAAATTCTATTAGAGAAGAAGTGATTAAAATAAAACATGAAAATGCTATATTAAAAGAGTATTCTAAAAGTTATGAAAACAAAATGGAGATAATAGAATTTGAAAAATTCTTATATGATGTTATAGAAAAAATGCAGCCTGATTTAGAAGCTAATAATATAACACTTTCTATGTTTATTAATTATAATGGAAAAATAATGGGAGATAAAAAACAACTAGAAAAAGTATTTCACGAATTAATAAAAAATGCTAAACAAGCAGTTATGAATAAAAATATAAGCAGTAAAAAAATTAATTTATTAGTAACAAAAGATAAGAATATAGATAAAATAAGGATAAATATAATAGATAATGGAATTGGTATGACTGAAGAACAGCTTTCTAATATATTTGACCCATTTATAAGTTTTAATGAAAATACTCCTGGATTAGGACTTGCAATAGTGCATAGAATTATAAAAGATCATCATGGAGTAATTAAATTCTCATCTAAAGTGGATGAAGGAACAGATGTAAAAATAACTTTAAATGTATATAAGGAGGAGATTTAA